One Danio aesculapii chromosome 13, fDanAes4.1, whole genome shotgun sequence DNA window includes the following coding sequences:
- the ppm1ba gene encoding protein phosphatase 1B isoform X2 yields the protein MGAFLDKPKTEKHNAHGEGNGLRFGLSSMQGWRVEMEDAHTAAVGLPHGLDDWSFFGVYDGHAGSRVANYCSKHLLEHIIAAGSADELRKAGAPAPETLAIEAVKRGIRAGFLRIDEHMRSFTDLRNGMDRSGSTAVAVLLSREHLYFINCGDSRALLCRSAHVCFSTMDHKPCDPREKERIQNAGGSVMIQRVNGSLAVSRALGDYDYKCVEGKGPTEQLVSPEPEVFEIARSDSEDEFVVLACDGIWDVMTNEDLCAFVRSRLEVTNDLERVCNEVVDTSLHKGSRDNMSIVLVCLPNAPKVSEDAVKRDAELDKYLESRVEELVEKAGEDGVPELAHVMSSLSQENIPNLPPGGGLASK from the exons ATGGGGGCGTTTTTGGATAAGCCCAAAACTGAAAAGCACAATGCTCACGGAGAGGGGAACGGCCTGCGGTTTGGCCTCAGCAGCATGCAGGGATGGAGGGTGGAGATGGAAGATGCACACACTGCTGCTGTAGGCCTACCACATGGTCTGGACGACTGGTCTTTCTTTGGCGTCTATGATGGTCATGCTGGCTCGCGTGTCGCTAACTACTGCTCCAAACACTTATTGGAACACATCATCGCTGCAGGATCAGCAGATGAACTGCGTAAGGCCGGAGCTCCAGCACCTGAGACGCTAGCCATAGAGGCAGTGAAAAGAGGCATCCGCGCCGGCTTCCTGAGAATTGACGAACACATGCGCAGCTTCACGGACCTGCGGAATGGCATGGACAGAAGCGGCTCAACTGCAGTGGCTGTGCTGCTGTCTCGTGAACATCTGTACTTCATTAACTGCGGGGACTCACGGGCCCTTCTCTGCCGCAGCGCTCACGTCTGCTTCTCCACCATGGACCATAAGCCCTGCGACCCTCGGGAGAAGGAGCGTATACAGAATGCAGGTGGCTCTGTGATGATCCAGAGGGTTAACGGATCACTGGCTGTATCCCGAGCACTGGGGGACTATGACTACAAGTGTGTAGAAGGCAAGGGCCCTACGGAGCAGCTCGTGTCACCAGAGCCTGAAGTATTTGAGATTGCTCGGTCGGATTCGGAGGATGAATTTGTTGTGCTGGCATGTGACGGTATCTGGGATGTGATGACTAACGAAGATCTGTGTGCTTTTGTGCGATCGAGGCTGGAGGTAACGAACGACTTGGAGAGAGTGTGCAATGAAGTGGTGGATACCAGTCTACACAAG gGAAGTCGAGATAATATGAGTATTGTATTAGTTTGTTTGCCAAATGCACCCAAGGTGTCAGAGGATGCAGTAAAGAGAGATGCAGAGTTGGACAAGTATCTTGAGTCACGTGTGGAAG AACTCGTAGAGAAAGCAGGGGAAGATGGTGTGCCTGAACTGGCACATGTCATGAGCAGCTTGTCCCAAGAAAACATCCCTAACCTCCCACCAGGGGGTGGCCTTGCCAGCAAGTAA
- the ppm1ba gene encoding protein phosphatase 1B isoform X1, giving the protein MGAFLDKPKTEKHNAHGEGNGLRFGLSSMQGWRVEMEDAHTAAVGLPHGLDDWSFFGVYDGHAGSRVANYCSKHLLEHIIAAGSADELRKAGAPAPETLAIEAVKRGIRAGFLRIDEHMRSFTDLRNGMDRSGSTAVAVLLSREHLYFINCGDSRALLCRSAHVCFSTMDHKPCDPREKERIQNAGGSVMIQRVNGSLAVSRALGDYDYKCVEGKGPTEQLVSPEPEVFEIARSDSEDEFVVLACDGIWDVMTNEDLCAFVRSRLEVTNDLERVCNEVVDTSLHKGSRDNMSIVLVCLPNAPKVSEDAVKRDAELDKYLESRVEELVEKAGEDGVPELAHVMSSLSQENIPNLPPGGGLASKHSVIETVYNRLNPQREEDGSGADLEDPW; this is encoded by the exons ATGGGGGCGTTTTTGGATAAGCCCAAAACTGAAAAGCACAATGCTCACGGAGAGGGGAACGGCCTGCGGTTTGGCCTCAGCAGCATGCAGGGATGGAGGGTGGAGATGGAAGATGCACACACTGCTGCTGTAGGCCTACCACATGGTCTGGACGACTGGTCTTTCTTTGGCGTCTATGATGGTCATGCTGGCTCGCGTGTCGCTAACTACTGCTCCAAACACTTATTGGAACACATCATCGCTGCAGGATCAGCAGATGAACTGCGTAAGGCCGGAGCTCCAGCACCTGAGACGCTAGCCATAGAGGCAGTGAAAAGAGGCATCCGCGCCGGCTTCCTGAGAATTGACGAACACATGCGCAGCTTCACGGACCTGCGGAATGGCATGGACAGAAGCGGCTCAACTGCAGTGGCTGTGCTGCTGTCTCGTGAACATCTGTACTTCATTAACTGCGGGGACTCACGGGCCCTTCTCTGCCGCAGCGCTCACGTCTGCTTCTCCACCATGGACCATAAGCCCTGCGACCCTCGGGAGAAGGAGCGTATACAGAATGCAGGTGGCTCTGTGATGATCCAGAGGGTTAACGGATCACTGGCTGTATCCCGAGCACTGGGGGACTATGACTACAAGTGTGTAGAAGGCAAGGGCCCTACGGAGCAGCTCGTGTCACCAGAGCCTGAAGTATTTGAGATTGCTCGGTCGGATTCGGAGGATGAATTTGTTGTGCTGGCATGTGACGGTATCTGGGATGTGATGACTAACGAAGATCTGTGTGCTTTTGTGCGATCGAGGCTGGAGGTAACGAACGACTTGGAGAGAGTGTGCAATGAAGTGGTGGATACCAGTCTACACAAG gGAAGTCGAGATAATATGAGTATTGTATTAGTTTGTTTGCCAAATGCACCCAAGGTGTCAGAGGATGCAGTAAAGAGAGATGCAGAGTTGGACAAGTATCTTGAGTCACGTGTGGAAG AACTCGTAGAGAAAGCAGGGGAAGATGGTGTGCCTGAACTGGCACATGTCATGAGCAGCTTGTCCCAAGAAAACATCCCTAACCTCCCACCAGGGGGTGGCCTTGCCAGCAA ACACAGTGTTATTGAGACAGTGTACAACCGGTTGAACCCCCAAAGAGAAGAGGATGGT AGCGGTGCTGATCTGGAGGACCCCTGGTAG